CTACTGTTACCTGATGTAGAGGTGATGCTTCATTTTTACGGGGGACTGCAACAGGGATAGCAGCGGCATCCTTTTATTTTTTCCTTTTAAAAATAAAAGATAGAGCGGATAGCCCGACCCGCAGGGGTTGCCATACATACCTTACAACATTTCCGGAAAGGTTTACAATCGCTTTTAAACACCCGTACTATTTGCTAACTTCATGCAAAATATAAGCATATGAAATGGTTCGGACACCGCGAAAGCGGCAATATGGAAGACCGCCGCGGCATGTCCGGAGGTGGGAAAGCGGTGGCTGGCGGCGGAATACTTGCTGTCATTGCAATAATATACAGCCTGCTTACCGGCGGCGACCCTTCACAATTGCTGCAACAGGTGGATACAGGGACTGCACAGGAGCAAACAAGACCCTTAACATCGGACGAGCAGGAGCTCGGTAAATTTATGCGCGTAGTCCTTGCCGATACCGAAGAGGTGTGGGGCAAATTGTTTGAAGAACAAGGCATGACCTATGAACCGCCCACGCTCGTTTTGTTTAACGATGGTGTCAGTACCGGCTGCGGAGATGCTATGTCGGCTGCGGGACCGTTCTATTGCCCCGAAGACCGCAAGGTGTATATGGACATGGTGTTTTTTACAGAATTGCAGTCGCGTTTCGGTGCCAAAGGGGGTGATTTTGCCATTGCCTATGTGCTCGCCCATGAGATAGGGCACCATGTGCAGAACCTGCTCGGCACTTCGGGCAGGATACACGACCTGCAACAGCAAACAAGCGAAAGCGGTGCCAACAGATTATCGGTAGGGCTTGAACTCCAGGCTGATTTTTATGCTGGCATCTGGGCGCACTACAGCGAGCAACGCAATAAGTGGCTTGAAGCCGGAGACATTGAGGAAGCGCTCAGTGCCGCCAATGCTGTGGGTGATGATGCGTTGCAGAAAAGGCTTCAGGGACATGTGGTACCGGATTCATTTACCCATGGCACTTCGGCGCAGCGCATGATGTGGTTCAGGAAAGGTTTTGAGGGTGGTGATTTGCAGGATGGTGCGGCTTTGACGGAATAATCATGTAAAAGGCGGCGTTAGCTTGTGGCGGAATGAAAACAATACCAATCCCACTTTTGATTTAATATTGTATCGCTCGAAAAGCGCTGTGCGGTACGCTTCAATAGATTTTACGGATACATTCATGATGTCTGCCATCTGGTCATAAGTCAATTCACGCTCATCGCAAACCAGTTTGAGGAAATCAGCTTCCCTGCCTGATAATACAATATTAATTGAACGTTCATTGCGGCCACTGTTATAATGCCTGACCCGCTTAAGAATTTCAGTAATATTGTTGTAACCGATTGTCAGGATATTTTCAATGGCAAATTGCAATTCGGCTGCTGTACAGTTTTTATGCAGGAATCCTCTGGCACCATGGTGGTATGCGGCATCAATAATATCTTCGTCAAAATGCTGTGTCAGCAGCAGTACCCTGTATTCCTCATCGCGCTCTTCCAGTGCCTGGAGCACTTCGATGCCATTCATAACCGGCATGGAATAATCGAGGATGAACAATTGCGGCGCATTTCCCAACGGTAATGCAGAAAGAAATTCGGCTCCGTTTTCAAATTCAAGGTCAACGGAATAGCGCCCCATTTTCTGCAGCAATTCCTTAAGACCGTGCCTTACGATCTTATGGTCGTCGATAATACATATGGTAGTTTTTTCCATATCAGGTGTTTTTTTCAGATAGTGTGACAATAGTACCTTTACCAAGCACGGAACTGATATCAAGCCCATATCCTATGCTTTCCGCGCGGTGCCGCATATTATGGAGGCCGCTTGTCGCTGAATCCGTTTTTTCAAAGCCCCTGCCATTATCGGAAATGATCATCTCAAAATAAGGGGAAGTGACGACGCGTACCTCAAGTTTTGCAGCGCCTGAATGCTTGCAGGCATTGTTTATGGCCTCCTGGAAAATACGGAAGATGAAGATTTTCTCGTTGGTACTGAAAACTTTTCCCGATGTGTTGCTAATGGTATATTCCAGGTTGAAATGCGGATTTTTCTCCAGCCGTTTCAATTCATGCTCCATCGTCTGGAAAAGGTCCTGGCGCGTGAGCAGTCGTTGGTCAAGGGAATGGCTGATGTCGCGGATTGACACGGAAAGCCTGTTCACGGATGCCGTCAGCGGGTCCAGTATTTGCTGCAGTTTCTCCGAGTCGAGCTTTAGGTTTTCAATCTGGAGATTGATGTAAGTGAGCTGCTGGCCGGCATCGTCATGGAGGTCTTTTGAGATGTTATTAAAAACCTGTTCCTGGGTTTCGAGTATAGCCGTATTGAGGTTTTTCTGGAAATCAATGTCCTTCTGGTACAGCTGCGCGGTGTATTTTTTGATTTTGATAAAATACAGGCGGATTAAGAGTACACAGAAGGCAAGGATCAGCAAAACAAATAAAAATGCAATGACAATTCCGAAAGCTGTGGTGTTCACGATTTTAAAGATTTGGTTTCTAGACGGATATAAATATTTAATAAGCTGTAATAGATGATATTTGTGGTAATAATCACAAAATTCCATAAAGTGATCCCGCCAAATGGAATCTGGAGTGTCACGTCGTGGGAATAGAAACCAAAAATGAAGCTCAGTCCCAGCAACAGGCTCACCGGAGAAAAAAGCAGGATATAATTGCCGGAACTGAAAAAAACTAAATCTTCATTCCAAAGGCGTTGGTAATTTTCTACGATAAAAATGGAAACGTAAACGAATGTGGCAAATATTATCGTAGTGAAGTTGAAGCCGAAAAAACCTTCAGCGAAGACGAGGTTTACTACAGCGAAAAGCACGAAGAAGGCGGTAAGCAACCTGGTTATTTTACGAAAACTCCCCAACTTGGACAATAACATCAGCCACAGCGTCAAATAAAGTATAAAACTGATGTTTGTTACTACAGCCGTATGGATGCCCCTTAAAATCAACACCGTATTGATTACTTCATTCCAGCATTCGATGGCCAGGATGAGCAGCACGAGCCTATGAATACCATTCCGCCATCGCAAAACGGCCACACTGTGCAAAAATGTGGCCAGGACTATGGTTTTGATGATGTAGGGAATGAGGTGCTGCATGGGTTATTGGGCTGTAGGATTGTCAGAGAAATTATAATACTCCAGGCGTCCGTTTTCCCTTTTGATACGGATGAGTATTTTCTCGACCTGCGGAAATTTTACTTTAAAGAAACCAATTTCAACAGGTGGATTTTCAACATCAGTCCTGGTAATACTGTGAAGGAAAGGAATAGAGTGCAGGTTTTCATCTACGCTAAACTCGGACTCGGACTTAACTTTAACCCTTCCAAAATACGAAAAATAAAATCTGGCGTAGTTTTTATACATTTCAGTATCCAAGTCAAGTCCCTGATTTTGCAGCATGATTTTAAAATCGCCAATCGTTTTTGTCTTTACGGTGATGCTGCCCAGTTCCTGCCTTTGTATATCACTCAAAAAATGCATGCATGACAGGCTCATGTAATCTGGTGCCATGCATATATGTTCATCTATAGCTTTCCACCAGTCCGAAAATTCCCTGGATGTCATTTGTGGTAATTTTCCGAGGTCAATATAAATAGGATTATGGCAATCAGACGGAAAATCAGGTATCGTATCGGGTGCATACCCTTGGTTTTGTTCAATCCATGTTTGGCTGACACCAGTCCTTTCTACTGCAATAATTCCTGAAAGGTTGCATTGTATCATCTTTAGGATTTCAAGCTGTTTGTCAACCAAATCTATTGGTTTATCTCTTTTGCAGCCTACAATTACCAATAAAGCTAATACAGTTAATAATATTCTTCCCATCACTAAAAAAATTAAGATTAATAACCACAAAGATTTCCAAACCTATCCAGAACCAAATAGGCAAAACCCTATGTTTTGGCGGTATTTTACCTATAAAGCCCATAGTAAAAATAGTCAGAAAAATAGTAACGTTTATACGTAAAACTACTGTTTTTTAAATCATTAGGGAAAAACCGCTTCCTAAATAGGGTTTTTCCTATTGGGCACCAGGATCTGCCCGTATACCTTTGGTGCATAATCAATTAAATCAAAAACTTATGAAGACAATTTTTACAATGCTTGCCATCTTTTGCTTCGGAATCTATTATGCACAAACCGAAAATCCGGGACAAATGTTTGAATTGAAAGCTAACACCAACGCGACCTACCTCAATCTTATGAAAGGGATTGGGCCTGATATGGTGACGGTGCCTGGTACCCACGTAATGGTTACCGAAAAGGTATTGTTTATCGTGCAAAGCGTGGATAAGGGAAATAATTGGGTGCGTTTCTATGCACGGCCTTATTCCGACGGTCCTGCACCTACATCAAACGCGTTTTATTACAACGACAAGCTGTTTGAAATGACCTATACCGACTACAAGGCCAATGCAAAAGATGCCGCCTATCCTGACAGGATCAATTTCGGGATCATCACATTGCCTTTCAAGTACCGCCCGCAGAAGGGTGCTGGTTTCGATACTGAATTCAACCTTAACGCAGCATTCGGTTACCTCGTTACGCCAAAATACTTCAGGAAGACCAGGCTCTACATACAAGGGGGCGCTGGGATTGGCACTGTAGGGCTTGACAGTTCCAATTCAAAGGCAACAGACAGCCAGGACGTTTCAATAATTACAGGTTTTGCCGGGCTGATGGTGCAGTACAACGATGTACAGGCCGGAATTTATTTCGGAGCCGACAAGATTAACAACAACCAGAAATTTGACTGGGAGCACCAAGGCAACCTTTGGATGTCGCTTGGTGTCGGGTTTAAGATCTTCACGCTGTCTAAGTCGGATAAGAGTTAGTGTATTTTCAATCTGTCTATCAGGATTGTTTGTCAGCGGTATTTGTGAAACATGGATTTGCAAATCTGCAATATCTGAACTTCAAAATCATTGATTCCTAGCAAACAAACACGTATTTATACGCATTTTATTTCGCCAAAATACCTTAAGTTTATACACAGGTAGTTTTTACGCTGCCGGTAAATAACCAAACCAATAAACCAGGATAAAATGAAATTACCTTTACTACTGCTGGGCTTCCTGCTCTTGTTTTCCGTCGCCGGTGTTGCACAAGACACGATTACAAAACCCGTCACCGACAGCATAACGTCAAACAATCCCTTACCCGAAGAGGAACCTGAAACCCCCAAAGTTTCTACACAGGGTGCCCGCTTCCCGATGAGCGACAATGCATTCAACCTGTCGCTGTGCATACTTGGTTTTGGGGTACTGCTGATCATTGGCGAAATTATATTGGTATACCGGCTTTCGATTTCGCCGCAGGACACCATCAAGTTCATCGTCGTAACGGTCATTGTGATCGGGTCGCTGTACCTGATTACCGCTGGCTATACCAATGACCAGATTGCACCGGCAATGGGATTGCTGGGTACCATAGCGGGATACCTGCTCGGCAAGATGGGACCGGAGAGCAATGCCAACAAATCCAATTCTTAAGCATATGAAAAAAATATACCTGCTGTTTGCCTTACTGGCAGGCACCGCCATATTTGCATTTTCGCCTGCAGCAACTCCCGCGACAGTTTCAAGGATGGTAAATCCGGTGAAGGACACGCTCTGTGAGATACAGCTTAATGTCACCGTACGCGATGCCAGCCTCGGCAATCCGGTTCCGGGTGCAAACCTCATCCTTAAGGATGCCAGCGAAAATGTGCTCGAAACGAAAATAGCCGATGCCGACGGCCGTGCCAGTTTTACGGTAGCCTGTAGCCGTGATTATACTGTTGGGGCTTACGGCGATGGTTTTAACGGTAACAGTGTCCTGCTGTCCGTTCCGCCGGATTCCAAATCGCCTGTGCTGCTCGATATCCCGTTACAGGCTATAGGCGAAATGATCAAGAGCTCGGGCGGCCACCTGCTCGATTTCAAGGTAAGGGTATTCAACCCCAAAAAGACACCCCTGAACATCCGTTTCGGGCCTGACAGCAAAAATATGCAAACTATTGCAATTGCAGGAGGCGCTGTCTGGGAAAGCCCGGCCTTCCCCACAGACCAGAAGTTGCAGTTGTGGGTCACTACAAATAAAGTAGTCAAAAAATATGTTACACTGCCCGGTAAGGCATACCAGTTGGTGTACGACAAGGTGAAGAAGGTGTATGGGATTGAGGAAGTGGTGGTGGAGGAGTGAGTTTTTGAGTTCTTAGAGAAAACTTCCTGACTTACTATAGACACTATTCATTCCACCAGGGTAACTACTATAGATGTGTTGATACACATTAATCGTTTTCTCACCTACATCTGTATCCGAATAACTGTTTTGTGGAAGCCATTGCAATGAATCAAAGATTATAGTTTTCACTTGAGCCATCAGTTGCCTGCTTTCTCGCCAACGCTCAATCCTTAATTTTTCAGCTTTAAGTTTTATAATTAAGTCCATAGAAACCTTTTTTACTTCCTTAATTTCTTTTACTGAAAGTTCCTTGCCGGACATTAGTAAATCAAATATTGCTAAGGATTCCTGATCCAGTTCTTCCCGGAATGCCCTGGCTTCCTCAAATGTCAGATCTTGTATAAATTTGGTAAGGTTACCAAAAGCAGACATCGTGTCTTCAAGGCTCTTCCCTTTATTATATTCCTTAATGATTTCCTGATATCGATCATAAAATTCCAACCGCAATGGGTTTTCCTTAAGCATTTGCTCAAGCTTCATCTCAACGGCTTCCTGAAGGTCATACAATAACTTATTTTTCCTTTGGGTCTTTGCAAATGCAGCTTTCAGTTTATCAAAATCTAGCTTTGATAAATCTATATAAATCCCATCAGGCTCACTAGTTAGATCAGGTTCAATAAACACACTTTCATTTACAATCTGCTGCAACTCCATGATAATTGATGTCACATCTGCCGATTTCACTTTTTGATTCAATTGCTGATAGACGGCTTCAATTGCATTAAATTCTCTTACAAACGCCTTAACCTGTTTCTCCGGATACAATGCATGATACTTACGAAATACATCCCTCGCCATCACTTCAAACTTTGTTCGAGTGGTTCCATTGAGGCATACACAGTCAATAGCCTCCCTGATATTGGCTATTTTTTCCATTGGCTTAGCATCTTCACTGCTCAGGTCAGCCAACTGAAAACCCAGTTCGCTTAAGTAACCTTTAGTCTGCCTGATAGATTCTTTTAGCTCGATCGTGAGGCTTTCCAGTAATTCAAATGGTCGGTCTGTTCCTGATGCCGCTCCAGTACCGTTACCCGATCCTCCTCCTTCTCCGTAAACCGAGTAAGCTTTTTCCAGTTGCTTATATACATTACCATAATCTACTATCAGTCCATTTTCCTTTTCATCATCATAAACCCTGTTAGCCCTGGCTATGGTTTGCATCAAGGTATGTCCTTTGATGGGTTTGTCAAGATAAACAGTTGAAATGCAAGGCGCATCAAATCCAGTAATCCACATAGCGCAAACAATCGCCAGACGGAACGGATTCTCTTCATCCTTAAACTCTTTTTCTAAATTACGTTCCACAATCTTCTTCCTGTGAACCGCAATATCAAGGTTCATTTTGCGGAATTTTTCTACCTCATTCTGCTCTGAACTGACAATAACGCAAACTTCAGTCTCTTCAACCTTTTTAAGTTTACGTTTTATATCCTGTTGTTCTTCAATGTCTGCCGCTTTTTCTATCCGCTTCTTCAATTCAGAGATATATTCCGGCCAATACTTCATAAACAGTTCATACATTCTTACTGCCGTCGGTTTGTCCAATGCGACCAACATTGCCTTTCCCTGATAGCCTCGCTCGTTAAAATGCCACACCAGATCCTTTGCAATAGCATCGAGGCGTGGCTCCGCAGTAAGTATTACATAATCTTTTTGAAACAGGTAAGACAATTTGCGTTTTTGGTCATCGTCAATCTCCTCGTTTTCGAGAACTTCAGCCATACGCTCATCCAATTCCGGATTTGCAATACCCAGCTTTTCGCCCTTATTGAGATAGCGCAGGGGTAGGGTGGCACCATCTTCAATGGCACGTTTAAAATCATATACCGATACATACTCCCCGAAAATATTCTTTGTCAGTTCCTCTTCATCTTTAATGATAGGAGTACCAGTAAAACCAAGGTACGAAGCGTTCGGTATGGCATGAAATCTCATATTCCGTGCAAACGTACCAGCCTGTGTACGGTGTGCCTCATCAGAGATCACAATAATATTCCTGCGTTCTGTAATCAAAGGAAACTCTGTTTCAACCTTCGGGTCAATCGAAAATTTATGGATTAACGAAAACACATAACGATGGTTTTGTTTAAGTAATTCACGTAGGTTATCCCGACTTTTAGCAATAACCTCCTTACTCGTGGTCGCACCAACACCGGTAAAAGTATCATACAGCTGACGTTCCAGTTCACTCCGGTCTACTACAATCAGGAAAGTGTACGACCCGCCAAACTTCCTGTGTATCTTCTGGCATACAAAAACCATGGAATATGATTTCCCGCTACCCTGTGTGTGCCAGAACACACCAAGTTTGCCCTGTAATTCCTCAATGGTAGCCGCCTTGTCTATAACCTTATTAACC
This genomic stretch from Flavobacterium pallidum harbors:
- a CDS encoding carboxypeptidase-like regulatory domain-containing protein, which produces MKKIYLLFALLAGTAIFAFSPAATPATVSRMVNPVKDTLCEIQLNVTVRDASLGNPVPGANLILKDASENVLETKIADADGRASFTVACSRDYTVGAYGDGFNGNSVLLSVPPDSKSPVLLDIPLQAIGEMIKSSGGHLLDFKVRVFNPKKTPLNIRFGPDSKNMQTIAIAGGAVWESPAFPTDQKLQLWVTTNKVVKKYVTLPGKAYQLVYDKVKKVYGIEEVVVEE
- a CDS encoding sensor histidine kinase, with translation MNTTAFGIVIAFLFVLLILAFCVLLIRLYFIKIKKYTAQLYQKDIDFQKNLNTAILETQEQVFNNISKDLHDDAGQQLTYINLQIENLKLDSEKLQQILDPLTASVNRLSVSIRDISHSLDQRLLTRQDLFQTMEHELKRLEKNPHFNLEYTISNTSGKVFSTNEKIFIFRIFQEAINNACKHSGAAKLEVRVVTSPYFEMIISDNGRGFEKTDSATSGLHNMRHRAESIGYGLDISSVLGKGTIVTLSEKNT
- a CDS encoding response regulator, which translates into the protein MEKTTICIIDDHKIVRHGLKELLQKMGRYSVDLEFENGAEFLSALPLGNAPQLFILDYSMPVMNGIEVLQALEERDEEYRVLLLTQHFDEDIIDAAYHHGARGFLHKNCTAAELQFAIENILTIGYNNITEILKRVRHYNSGRNERSINIVLSGREADFLKLVCDERELTYDQMADIMNVSVKSIEAYRTALFERYNIKSKVGLVLFSFRHKLTPPFT
- the ypfJ gene encoding KPN_02809 family neutral zinc metallopeptidase, coding for MKWFGHRESGNMEDRRGMSGGGKAVAGGGILAVIAIIYSLLTGGDPSQLLQQVDTGTAQEQTRPLTSDEQELGKFMRVVLADTEEVWGKLFEEQGMTYEPPTLVLFNDGVSTGCGDAMSAAGPFYCPEDRKVYMDMVFFTELQSRFGAKGGDFAIAYVLAHEIGHHVQNLLGTSGRIHDLQQQTSESGANRLSVGLELQADFYAGIWAHYSEQRNKWLEAGDIEEALSAANAVGDDALQKRLQGHVVPDSFTHGTSAQRMMWFRKGFEGGDLQDGAALTE
- a CDS encoding type I restriction endonuclease subunit R, with the protein product MSYEYSEDGLIETATQHVLEELGWTVITAWKKETFGQSGLLGRENKSEVVLRRNLLAALRRYNKDLPDSAYQQAIEQIEQKNADKTLARINKEKSELLKDGVPVTFTNAQGELEKKRLKVFDFEDYSNNDFVAVRQFEVVGELYNRRPDIVGFVNGIPLLFFELKAHHTDLRNAFTDNITDYKDAIPHVFHCNAFILLSNGTDAKVGTITSPYKYFLDWKRITEEEEGIVSLDTMLRGTCSKQNLMDIFENFLLFDDSGGDVVKIMAKNHQFIGVNKVIDKAATIEELQGKLGVFWHTQGSGKSYSMVFVCQKIHRKFGGSYTFLIVVDRSELERQLYDTFTGVGATTSKEVIAKSRDNLRELLKQNHRYVFSLIHKFSIDPKVETEFPLITERRNIIVISDEAHRTQAGTFARNMRFHAIPNASYLGFTGTPIIKDEEELTKNIFGEYVSVYDFKRAIEDGATLPLRYLNKGEKLGIANPELDERMAEVLENEEIDDDQKRKLSYLFQKDYVILTAEPRLDAIAKDLVWHFNERGYQGKAMLVALDKPTAVRMYELFMKYWPEYISELKKRIEKAADIEEQQDIKRKLKKVEETEVCVIVSSEQNEVEKFRKMNLDIAVHRKKIVERNLEKEFKDEENPFRLAIVCAMWITGFDAPCISTVYLDKPIKGHTLMQTIARANRVYDDEKENGLIVDYGNVYKQLEKAYSVYGEGGGSGNGTGAASGTDRPFELLESLTIELKESIRQTKGYLSELGFQLADLSSEDAKPMEKIANIREAIDCVCLNGTTRTKFEVMARDVFRKYHALYPEKQVKAFVREFNAIEAVYQQLNQKVKSADVTSIIMELQQIVNESVFIEPDLTSEPDGIYIDLSKLDFDKLKAAFAKTQRKNKLLYDLQEAVEMKLEQMLKENPLRLEFYDRYQEIIKEYNKGKSLEDTMSAFGNLTKFIQDLTFEEARAFREELDQESLAIFDLLMSGKELSVKEIKEVKKVSMDLIIKLKAEKLRIERWRESRQLMAQVKTIIFDSLQWLPQNSYSDTDVGEKTINVYQHIYSSYPGGMNSVYSKSGSFL